In Trichoderma breve strain T069 chromosome 4, whole genome shotgun sequence, the following proteins share a genomic window:
- a CDS encoding GTP cyclohydrolase I domain-containing protein gives MAPPSPTEGRDSPGSSASEKKRKNNDGSSSKKRSYSESTGLPNGAKSHVVRRSSISKPGRDQRDEPVFKHKKRKRREEREKERDSSNATTSVSRQDSPAIDFDGLSRPSVGTRQRLEETEEEKAARLDRMKGAVKTLLECVGEDPNREGLLATPERYAKAMMFFTQGYEQNVFDIVNGAIFQEGHSEMVVVKNIDVFSLCEHHLVPFTGKVHIGYIPNNNVIGISKLPRIADMFSRRLQIQERLTKDIANAVFDVLAPQGVAVVIESSHLCMVMRGVQKTNSTTITSCMLGCFERREKTRNEFLSLINVNRH, from the coding sequence ATGGCCCCTCCATCGCCGACCGAAGGCCGAGATTCGCCCGGCTCGTCTGCCAGCGAAAAGAAACGCAAAAACAACGACGgatccagcagcaagaagcgCAGCTACAGCGAGAGCACAGGGCTGCCAAACGGAGCCAAGAGCCATGTCGTGCGACGCTCGAGCATAAGCAAGCCTGGGCGGGATCAGCGCGACGAGCCCGTATTCAAGCAcaagaagcggaagcgcCGCGAGGAACGAGAGAAAGAACGAGACTCTAGCAATGCCACGACATCCGTATCAAGGCAGGACAGCCCTGCCATTGATTTCGATGGCCTCAGCCGACCCAGCGTAGGCACGCGCCAGCGGTTAGAAGAAAccgaggaggaaaaggcgGCCCGGCTCGACCGCATGAAGGGCGCTGTCAAGACTCTACTCGAGTGCGTTGGAGAAGACCCCAATCGAGAAGGCCTCTTGGCCACACCCGAACGATACGCCAAAGCCATGATGTTCTTTACACAAGGCTATGAGCAAAACGTATTTGACATTGTCAACGGCGCCATCTTCCAGGAAGGCCACTcagagatggtggtggttaAGAACATCGATGTCTTCTCGCTCTGCGAACACCACCTGGTGCCCTTTACTGGCAAGGTCCATATTGGCTACATCCCCAACAACAACGTCATTGGCATCTCAAAGCTGCCTCGCATTGCCGACATGTTTTCCCGCCGGCTACAAATCCAAGAACGCCTCACCAAAGACATTGCCAATGCCGTCTTCGACGTCCTCGCACCCCAGGGAGTGGCCGTCGTCATAGAGTCCAGCCATCTGTGCATGGTCATGCGCGGAGTGCAAAAGACGAATAGCACCACCATCACGAGTTGCatgcttggctgctttgaGCGCAGGGAAAAGACGCGAAACGAATTTCTTAGCTTAATCAACGTTAACCGCCATTGA
- a CDS encoding glycosyl hydrolases family 16 domain-containing protein codes for MPWKDQLNKFKQELNHLVAEPKAASQPPPVPPHPPSGPPFRGEVYWKPQFHPNVPVNHEWDAKLGNGPDGWGNHELQFYTAEPQNSFHTPEGMLVLRALANNSAPSPEQRFTSARLVSKQTLARDKGVLSATILSPCAEGIWPAFWLLPKEPFSWPTDGEIDIAETWNGDHENRTCLHWGHHHEPQKHRVLGSRIPDMHCRPIRYDFAWEQPNGVPGQGRMIWYIDGRPVMKGEVPSGTRPLRDMTILLNVAIGGNVCGGKTPRDGYYDMVVYSLSMASELEYGGWGRFEQDWHHPSVPLGNTY; via the exons ATGCCTTGGAAAGATCAGCTCAATAAATTTAAACAAGAATTGAACCATTTAGTCGCCGAACCGAAAGCGGCATCACAGCCACCACCCGTACCGCCTCATCCGCCATCTGGGCCGCCGTTCCGTGGTGAGGTCTATTGGAAGCCGCAGTTTCATCCCAATGTTCCCGTCAACCATGAGTGGGACGCAAAGCTAGGTAATGGGCCGGATGGATGGGGAAATCATGAGCTGCAGTTTTACACTGCCGAGCCGCAGAATTCCTTCCA CACTCCCGAAGGCATGCTAGTGCTCCGAGCCCTTGCAAACAACTCTGCCCCTTCACCAGAGCAGCGTTTTACATCAGCGCGCCTTGTCAGCAAGCAGACTTTGGCCCGCGACAAAGGTGTTCTATCAGCAACCATTTTATCTCCTTGTGCTGAGGGCATTTGGCCCGCCTTCTGGCTTCTGCCCAAAGAGCCATTCTCCTGGCCGACCGACGGTGAGATTGACATTGCCGAAACGTGGAACGGAGATCATGAGAATCGGACTTGCCTTCATTGGGGACACCACCATGAACCACAGAAACATCGAGTTCTGGGCTCTCGCATTCCTGACATGCACTGCCGTCCTATACGATATGATTTTGCTTGGGAGCAACCAAACGGCGTACCCGGCCAAGGAAGGATGATCTGGTACATCGACGGCAGACCAGTGATGAAGGGAGAAGTTCCAAGTGGTACTCGTCCTCTTCGAGACATGACCATTTTGCTAAATGTGGCTATCGGCGGGAACGTGTGTGGCGGAAAAACTCCTCGGGATGGTTACTATGATATGGTTGTTTACAGCCTCTCCATGGCCAGTGAGCTTGAATACGGAGGATGGGGAAGGTTTGAGCAAGACTGGCATCATCCCTCCGTGCCATTGGGAAACACATACTAG
- a CDS encoding las17-binding protein actin regulator domain-containing protein: MQKVTSKLPSWDTTKTTSKKGFDKVWGWADKLGAPVNRLSNRIGSEAFWPTTLDKESDKAARILRSFCKDGFYTEEERPADDAGPKRKQRVIKKIPQKVIENAVGLAIFTTMRTGLWISGAGGSGVLVARQEDGSWSPPSGIMLHTAGLGFLVGVDIYDCVLVINNPKALEAFTKIRATLGGEISAVAGPVGMGGVLENDGKWKQANRPVFTYLKSRGFYAGVQVDGTVVIERTDENARFYGETIGVADILAGKVRHRPPELKMLMETLKAAEGRSDVDEELMEELEGQPAPGDVNVEAPSDGKLFGIPEPDDPDPYGFLALQKEGLDIVEAGTRSRPSSRQFEYHPSPTSPVWSSDRHYESSDAGTQTDEVITPITSPVINGFGHSNLYDENGDFYNAVNDSPWSSKGRKNSIHRDWGRDDSLTFFSEDDEKSEAAFLSPSDLRSQSISAPPVDAVVTPARVPPPLPPRNISRPLKPEFEEVDLKAVEVASHEEALSSAPHSEFTAKETEGSISEATSVSPRETPLGKEDEHFALPHETSNTLFDSDSHSLEINARDEGERFHSLPGSPRKSGE, translated from the exons ATGCAAAAGGTGACATCTAAGCTGCCGTCCTGGGACACCACCAAGACCACAAGCAAGAAGGGCTTTGACAAGGTCTGGGGTTGGGCGGATAAGCTCGGAGCACCCGTGAATCGGCTTTCCAATCGCATTGGCAGCGAAGCGTTTTGGCCTACGACGCTGGACAAGGAAAGCGACAAAGCCGCAAGAATTTTGAGATCATTTTGCA AGGATGGTTTCTATACGGAAGAAGAGCGACCGGCTGATGATGCCGGCCCGAAGCGGAAGCAACGAGTTATCAAGAAGATTCCTCAAAAAGTAATAGAGAATGCTGTTGGTCTCGCCATCTTTACAACTATGCGCACCGGTCTGTGGATATCCGGAGCTGGCGGTTCTGGAGTCCTAGTTGCCCGACAGGAAGATGGATCATGGTCACCCCCTTCGGGCATTATGCTCCACACAGCCGGTTTAGGATtccttgttggtgttgacatATACGACTGCGTGCTGGTGATCAACAATCCCAAGGCCCTTGAGGCATTCACCAAGATCCGAGCCACTCTTGGTGGAGAGATCAGTGCAGTCGCCGGACCTGTCGGCATGGGTGGAGTTCTCGAAAACGACGGCAAGTGGAAGCAGGCAAACAGGCCGGTGTTCACATACCTCAAATCCCGTGGCTTCTATGCAGGTGTCCAGGTCGACGGTACGGTTGTGATTGAGCGCACTGACGAAAACGCCCGCTTCTATGGAGAGACGATAGGTGTTGCCGACATTTTGGCTGGAAAAGTTCGACATCGACCTCCGGAGCTTAAAATGCTGATGGAGACGTTAAAGGCCGCTGAAGGTCGATCTGATGTTGACGAAGAGCTCATGGAGGAGCTCGAAGGACAGCCAGCACCAGGTGACGTCAATGTCGAGGCTCCCAGCGATGGAAAACTATTCGGCATTCCCGAACCTGACGATCCAGATCCCTATGGCTTCTTGGCACTACAAAAGGAGGGACTGGATATCGTGGAAGCTGGCACTCGCTCGAGACCATCAAGCCGCCAGTTCGAATATCATCCAAGCCCAACTAGTCCAGT ATGGAGTTCTGATCGACACTACGAGTCGTCCGATGCTGGCACACAAACAGATGAAGTCATTACTCCAATCACAAGCCCCGTCATCAACGGCTTCGGGCACTCAAACCTTTACGATGAGAACGGCGACTTTTATAACGCGGTCAACGATAGTCCCTGGAGTTCAAAGGGCCGCAAAAACAGCATACACCGCGACTGGGGCAGAGACGACAGCCTTACCTTTTTcagcgaagacgacgagaaaTCGGAAGCGGCGTTCTTGTCTCCCTCCGATCTACGATCACAATCCATCAGCGCTCCTCCAGTTGATGCTGTAGTCACTCCCGCCCGCGTGCCACCTCCCCTTCCGCCGAGGAATATCTCCCGGCCTCTCAAACCTGAGTTTGAGGAAGTAGATCTGAAGGCCGTCGAAGTTGCGAGCCACGAGGAAGCTCTTTCGTCCGCTCCCCATTCGGAATTTACCGCCAAAGAGACAGAAGGCAGCATCAGTGAAGCAACGTCGGTTTCACCCAGGGAAACGCCACTTGGAAAGGAGGACGAGCACTTTGCTTTGCCACACGAAACCTCCAATACTCTCTTCGATTCTGATTCACACTCGCTTGAGATTAACGCTCGGGACGAGGGTGAGAGATTCCACAGCCTCCCTGGCAGTCCTCGCAAGTCTGGTGAATAA
- a CDS encoding pectate lyase superfamily protein domain-containing protein has protein sequence MKSFSLLGSVALLSSLSWALPTESPAASLQERQSGSSWFLPNIDHTTGAVRGYVPNLFSSNGAQDFNYPVYKTVNSGDANGFVSAITSDGPLGARDNCYLAGEPRVIYLPPGTYTIGSTIFLDTDTVIIGDAANPPTIKAASGFNGNYLIVGGQGDGSNHPCGGSGGETHFSVMIKNVILDTTAVTSQSGFVALSWAVAQNCALVNVKINMPQGIHTGMLVNGGSTISISDVHFSFGNIGLHWNGHQQGQIKGMSFTDCTNGIYIDGGNTISIFAPTCNTVGRCIVLNSGNPWVAVIDGVSQNSGDFFTSVPSFPNFMIENIQKDTTNSNMVVVGGASKVGGVTSIGTYVWGNTRGTNPTYVTNPTAQAVNRPAALAPGGKYPVINAPQYADKTVANVVNLKDPNQNGGHTLQGDGFTDDTASLQAALNTAASQGKIAYLPFGIYIVTSTITIPPGTELYGEAWSTISGSGSAFSSETNPTPVVQIGSTPGQKGVAHIQDIRFTVNEPLAGAILLRINMAGNNPGDVAVFNSLNTIGGTRDTSINCQNENNCKAAYLGLHLAAGSSAYIDNFWSWVADHASDQSGKGTRSAVKGGVLVEATAGTWLTGLGSEHNWLFQLSFHNAANVLVTLFQSETNYNQGNNGADLVGQPFNAIASDPNFSWCGGGDTVCRMGLAQYYTGSNSNIFHYAAGSWNFNSLTHVDQGIMNYIQTAVSNSKLFGFTAGPNVGETMRLPSGAEFGNGGNDGYGGSWQTLIANIASQS, from the exons ATGAagtccttttcccttttgggCTCCGTGGCCCTGTTGTCATCCCTCTCTTGGGCTCTGCCAACTGAAAGCCCGGCCGCCTCGCTTCAGGAGAGGCAGAGCGGTTCATCATGGTTTTTGCCAAACATTGACCACACCACGGGAGCCGTCAGAGGCTATGTCCCCAACCTGTTTTCCAGCAATGGAGCTCAGGACTTTAACTACCCCGTCTACAAGACGGTGAACTCTGGCGATGCCAACGGTTTCGTCAGTGCCATCACTTCTGATGGACCTCTGGGTGCCAGAGACAACTGCTACCTGGCTGGAGAGCCTCGTGTCATTTACCTGCCTCCAG GAACTTACACCATTGGAAGCACCATCTTCCTTGACACTGacaccgtcatcatcggTGATGCTGCCAACCCTCCCACCATCAAGGCGGCTTCTGGCTTCAACGGCAACTACCTCATCGTTGGTGGTCAGGGCGATGGCTCCAACCACCCTTGCGGTGGCTCTGGTGGTGAAACCCACTTCTCGGTCATGA TCAAGAACGTCATTCTGGACACCACTGCCGTCACTAGCCAGAGCGGCTTCGTCGCTCTGAGCTGGGCTGTTGCCCAGAACTGCGCTCTGGTTAATGTCAAGATTAACATGCCCCAGGGCATTCACACTGGTATGCTCGTCAATGGAGGATctaccatctccatctccgacGTCCACTTCAGCTTCGGTAACATTGGTCTGCACTGGAATGGCCACCAACAGGGTCAGATCAAGGGCATGTCCTTCACTGACTGCACCAACGGTATCTACATTGACGGcggcaacaccatcagcaTCTTCGCCCCTACCTGTAACACCGTCGGCCGCTGTATTGTCCTCAACTCTGGAAACCCCTGGGTCGCTGTCATCGACGGTGTCAGCCAGAACTCTGGTGACTTCTTCACCAGTGTCCCCAGCTTCCCCAACTTCATGATTGAGAACATCCAAAAGGACACCACCAACTCCAACATGGTCGTCGTTGGCGGTGCCTCCAAGGTCGGTGGTGTTACCAGCATCGGAACCTACGTCTGGGGCAACACCCGTGGTACCAACCCTACCTACGTGACCAACCCTACTGCTCAAGCAGTGAACAGGCCTGCAGCGCTTGCTCCCGGAGGCAAATACCCCGTCATCAACGCTCCCCAGTATGCCGACAAGACTGTTGCCAACGTTGTCAACCTGAAGGACCCCAACCAGAACGGCGGACACACCCTGCAGGGAGATGGCTTCACCGATGACACAGCTTCTCTCCAGGCTGCTCTCAACACCGCCGCCAGCCAGGGCAAGATTGCCTACCTGCCCTTCGGTATCTACATTGTCACttccaccatcaccatccctCCCGGAACCGAGCTGTACGGTGAGGCCTGGTCTACCATTTCCGGATCTGGCAGTGCTTTCTCTTCCGAGACCAACCCTACCCCTGTTGTTCAGATCGGTAGCACCCCCGGTCAGAAGGGTGTTGCTCACATCCAGGACATCCGATTCACCGTCAACGAGCCCCTCGCTGGTGCCATTCTGCTGAGAATCAACATGGCCGGTAACAACCCCGGTGATGTCGCTGTTTTCAACtctctcaacaccattggTGGCACCCGTGACACCTCCATCAACTGCCAGAACGAGAACAACTGCAAGGCTGCTTACCTCGGTCTTCACCTTGCTGCTGGTTCTTCCGCCTATATCGACAACTTCTGGTCTTGGGTCGCTGACCACGCCTCTGACCAGAGCGGCAAGGGCACTCGAAGCGCCGTCAAGGGTGGTGTCCTCGTTGAGGCTACTGCCGGTACCTGGTTGACTGGTCTTGGATCCGAGCACAACTGGCTCTTCCAGCTGTCTTTCCACAACGCCGCCAACGTCCTCGTCACCCTCTTCCAGTCTGAGACCAACTACAACCAGGGCAACAACGGTGCTGATCTTGTCGGCCAGCCCTTCAACGCCATTGCCTCTGACCCCAACTTCTCCTGGTGCGGTGGCGGTGACACTGTCTGCCGCATGGGTCTTGCTCAGTACTACACTggtagcaacagcaacatcTTCCACTACGCTGCTGGTAGCTGGAACTTCAACAGCTTGACCCACGTCGACCAGGGCATCATGAACTACATCCAGACTGCTGTGTCCAACTCTAAGCTCTTTGGCTTTACCGCTGGACCCAACGTCGGAGAGACCATGAGACTGCCCAGCGGCGCAGAGTTCGGCAACGGTGGCAACGACGGATATGGTGGATCTTGGCAGACCCTGATTGCCAACATTGCCAGCCAGTCTTAA
- a CDS encoding prion-inhibition and propagation domain-containing protein: MDVTGLAVGIVDLYTTCRDCYNFFTTSILKAWGFHWQIHSEGGREPEHSDPTRRKRTKLHEYLLSNRFKAEGVFNTLSALADTLSDQDKLTKRYGIRFQPAQAIQDGSQLMNNVQFAISGTTIEDAKPVISEIRSRLSLLNKFKWSLKDKDNFKKLIADLRSHSDSLYRLCPEIAFESMNIYLTMECLAREESPTSLKWTSSLATQLAEVDEQSSVREGYELLASAATLKASVNQNRDRMHADDSTLTSVEEEQREMRYLGKGLALFEGQVVYVEMRDYRGPPLELTPEQKQKLKRRRNRARFLASFPMDNTMNSHYGRVDMDQTHQQYDSDESESDEVIEAVRPADPKLRTLIRNFVNTFQGENNMKSVYGLDIAGMIDHTESEHKGHCSILYRLPGTTGVQSRDRPAENLKLRAPVTLESLLGTKQKQGIRSTLGARFELARKLVHAVCLLHSSGWLHKNIRADSVIFFPEHANALQEDRYEVKFEIDVSKPILMGYIFSRPDDIMISSATEQPSEKGRRAHSTTQRWYDPMDKTVELKRRSGTPRGGAIYGPETLRKGPAKEQTKETNISGFMLDYYQHPAKHADPKRLYRHAYDIYSLGILLLEVGLWEKLKNYEDTRAEYNRRDYYEEIIVTRRSVPDYDEDDHNKRRHINPDYDEEDHYERRRWICRVYLDRLRWACGDKYADVVLSCLMINSSDDEVAKASERELCARIIADLEGCQA; the protein is encoded by the exons ATGGACGTTACGGGTCTTGCCGTCGGTATCGTGGATCTCTACACCACATGTCGAGACTGTTACAACTTCTTCACCACT TCAATTCTCAAAGCATGGGGCTTCCATTGGCAAATTCACAGCGAGGGCGGCAGAGAACCAGAACATTCCGATCCCACCAGACGAAAGCGAACCAAACTTCATGAGTACCTCTTGAGCAACCGATTTAAGGCCGAAGGCGTCTTCAACACTCTTTCTGCCCTTGCAGATACACTATCCGATCAAGATAAACTCACCAAGCGCTATGGTATCCGGTTTCAACCAGCCCAGGCCATCCAAGATGGGTCGCAGTTGATGAATAACGTCCAATTTGCCATCTCGGGCACAACAATTGAGGATGCCAAGCCTGTGATCAGTGAAATCAGGAGTCGTCTCTCTCTGCTTAATAAGTTTAAATGGTCTTTGAAAGACAAGGACAACTTCAAGAAACTTATTGCCGACTTGAGATCTCATAGCGATTCGCTCTATCGCCTTTGCCCCGAAATCGCATTCGAGTCAATGAACATATATCTCACTATGGAATGTTTAGCCAGGGAGGAGTCGCCAACAAGCCTGAAGTGGACTTCAAGCCTCGCAACTCAGCTTGCAGAAGTCGATGAACAGTCTTCAGTGCGGGAAGGTTACGAATTGCTGGCTTCGGCGGCCACTTTGAAAGCATCGGTTAATCAAAATAGAGATAGGATGCACGCAGATGACAGCACTCTCACcagcgttgaagaagagcaacgcGAGATGCGGTATCTGGGAAAGGGCCTCGCCCTATTTGAAGGACAGGTCGTTTACGTGGAAATGCGAGACTATCGTGGACCGCCGCTGGAACTCACTCCAGAGCAGAAACAGAAATTAAAGCGCCGTCGAAACCGGGCgcgcttcttggcatcattTCCAATGGATAACACGATGAACAGCCATTACGGCAGGGTTGACATGGACCAGACCCATCAACAATACGACAGCGACGAATCTGAAAGTGACGAAGTGATAGAGGCGGTCAGACCAGCCGATCCCAAGCTTCGCACTCTCATCAGGAACTTCGTTAACACCTTCCAAGGTGAGAATAATATGAAAAGCGTATATGGTTTGGATATCGCCGGTATGATAGACCACACAGAAAGCGAACACAAAGGTCATTGCAGCATTCTCTACAGACTCCCCGGCACAACTGGCGTTCAGAGTCGCGATCGGCCTGCAGAAAACCTGAAGCTTCGCGCACCAGTGACGCTGGAGTCCCTGCTTGGAACCAAGCAGAAACAAGGCATCCGATCTACACTCGGCGCGCGTTTTGAGCTGGCTAGAAAGCTTGTGCATGCTGTTTGCCTACTTCACTCTAGTGGCTGGCTGCACAAGAACATACGCGCGGACTCAGTAATATTCTTTCCGGAACATGCGAATGCGCTTCAGGAAGATCGATACGAGGTCAAATTTGAGATCGATGTCTCAAAGCCTATTCTGATGGGTTACATCTTCTCACGGCCAGACGACATCATGATTTCGTCGGCAACAGAACAACCCAGTGAAAAGGGACGCAGGGCACATAGCACCACTCAGAGGTGGTATGACCCGATGGATAAGACAGTAGAGTTGAAACGTAGATCTGGAACTCCTCGGGGTGGCGCCATATACGGTCCCGAAACGCTACGGAAGGGACCTGCGAAGGAGCAAACGAAAGAGACAAACATCAGTGGCTTCATGCTTGACTATTATCAACATCCTGCGAAGCACGCGGATCCAAAGCGCCTCTATCGCCACGCATATGACATATACTCGCTGGGTATTCTTCTGCTTGAAGTTGGGTTATGGGAGAAATTGAAGAACTACGAAGACACACGCGCAGAGTATAACAGGCGCGATTATTACGAAGAGATTATTGTTACTCGAAGAAGTGTACCCGATTatgacgaagacgatcaTAATAAGCGAAGGCACATAAATCCCGATtacgatgaagaggatcATTACGAGCGAAGACGATGGATTTGTCGAGTGTACCTTGATCGCCTCAGATGGGCATGTGGAGACAAATATGCGGATGTTGTTCTCAGCTGTCTCATGATTAATAGCAGTGACGACGAAGTGGCGAAAGCGAGCGAGAGGGAGCTTTGTGCCAGAATTATAGCTGACTTGGAGGGCTGTCAAGCTTAG